The uncultured Cohaesibacter sp. genome window below encodes:
- a CDS encoding HNH endonuclease signature motif containing protein has protein sequence MLAAVAAEQTAEKLVTNRSEFSRKTKAEAFLRDGGCCVKCGAKLHPDTTEYDHIKPCGLDGDNSLENCQCLCCDCHKGKTKDDVKTIAKVKRMHNKHVGVETRRKQKIPSRPFPGTRASGWKKKLDGSVERRRQQTPVNRASE, from the coding sequence ATGCTTGCCGCAGTCGCTGCCGAACAGACAGCTGAAAAGCTGGTCACGAACCGGTCTGAATTCTCCAGAAAAACAAAGGCTGAAGCCTTCCTGCGGGATGGTGGCTGCTGCGTGAAATGCGGTGCCAAGCTTCACCCGGATACGACCGAGTATGACCACATCAAGCCTTGTGGTCTGGATGGCGACAACTCCCTCGAAAACTGCCAGTGCCTCTGCTGTGACTGCCACAAGGGCAAAACCAAGGACGACGTGAAAACCATCGCCAAGGTCAAACGCATGCACAACAAGCATGTGGGCGTAGAGACACGCCGTAAGCAGAAGATCCCTTCTCGCCCCTTCCCCGGCACGCGCGCCTCTGGCTGGAAAAAGAAGCTGGATGGCAGCGTAGAGCGCCGCCGACAGCAAACGCCAGTCAATCGCGCCAGCGAATGA